The genomic stretch AGGGTGAGATAGCTGAACGCCTCGGCGGCGAGGCGCACCCGCGCCAGCCGGAGAAACGGCACGGTGCGTGGGCGCGGAAAGCACCACGACCAGGCCCAGGTCCGCGCCAGGTGCCAGACGCCGCTGGCGAGGATCGACAGCGCGAACGCCAACCCGAAGCGCGAGCCCATGCTCGCGATGAGATGAAAGTCGATGTAATAGAGCGTGGCGGCGAAGAGGACCGCGCCGATCGCGAACGCGCCGAGCGAGATCAGGCGGCTTCGAGAGGTGCTCATGCTGACGGCGCGCCCAGGGCCGATTCCGCCGCCGCGAGATCCGACAACGTGTCGATGTCGCACCACGTCGCATCGCCGATCTCGACGCCGCGCATCAGCCCGCGCGAGGCGAGCTCGCGGACGCCGCCGCTCAGCGTCGTATCGCCCAGCCCACAGGCGTGAGTGAGCGCCTCGAACAGCACCGGCGAGAACACGAAGACGCCGGTATCCAGCGCGTCGTACTCGATCAGGTCCTTGCCGATGGCGACGATGCGGGATCCCACGCGGCGGACCTTGGTGGCTTCGTCGGCGATCTCGGGAGGCACGGGCCGCGCGTCCACGGCGAGGAGCGACTCGCCGTCAGCGACGTCGAGGCGCAGCATGCGCTGCAGCACCGGCGGCTCGAACACGTGATCGCCCATGAGCAGCGCGAAGCGATCGCTGCCGACCGATGCCCGCGCCGCCAGCGCGGACACGCCGTTCTCGAGACGCCATTCGGGGTTCAGTGCGAACGACACGTCCATGCCGCGCGGCGCCGCCGCTTCGGCCAGCCCGCGGACCCGGTCGGCCTGGTAGCCGAGCACGACCGTCGCCGCACGGATGCCGGCGTCGTATGCGGCCTCGAGCGTGCGCTGCAGGAGGGGGCGTCCGAGCAGCGGCTGCAGCAGCTTCGAATCGTGCGTGGGGTTGTGGAAACGGTCACCGTTACCGGCGGCGAGGATGAC from Vicinamibacterales bacterium encodes the following:
- a CDS encoding NTP transferase domain-containing protein translates to MTRIVSKAVILAAGNGDRFHNPTHDSKLLQPLLGRPLLQRTLEAAYDAGIRAATVVLGYQADRVRGLAEAAAPRGMDVSFALNPEWRLENGVSALAARASVGSDRFALLMGDHVFEPPVLQRMLRLDVADGESLLAVDARPVPPEIADEATKVRRVGSRIVAIGKDLIEYDALDTGVFVFSPVLFEALTHACGLGDTTLSGGVRELASRGLMRGVEIGDATWCDIDTLSDLAAAESALGAPSA